DNA sequence from the Schistocerca americana isolate TAMUIC-IGC-003095 chromosome 2, iqSchAmer2.1, whole genome shotgun sequence genome:
TTTCAGGGTTGCAGCAGGGGCAAACTCTTCACTTCGTTGATTGGAATCCGCTAAACGGGGACACTATTAGCTTTTGGGCTAAAGTGCCGAATATAAAAATGCGATTGGAATAAACACCTTCAAGGTTTAAGTGATTTCGCTATCGCTGTTCTATCTTTACCACATTCAAACGCCAAAGTAGAAAGGGTGTTTAGCTCCACGAATATTGTGAAAAATAAGCTTCGGAACAGACTTTCTGAACaaactgaaaattctcttcttctcATCAGAAACCAACTCAAGATTAAAAACATGAGTTGCTCGACTTATGATCTCCCAGAAGATGTTATTAACCAAGTCGgcaaaggaagaccaagagaaactgGAGAGGGTTCAACTTCTTCagttaaccctttcgtggttgcTGGGACACGTATTCCCACTAATTTTGGGCCTTATTTAAAAGACTGGGAAGCGAGTTGCATATTTCTACTCAGTCCTGCCATGTGTTGGCAGCTCTTCTGAACTCTGAAAAAAATCGAGGCACTGAAATTCTCAGTCCATAGAAGGCAGTGACTGTTGCAGTGCGTTGTCGCGTGTTTCCGCGccaaaacttcaatttcttgtgTCTCGAGACAGTTTTAGGCGTATTCTGATTACTAAATATGGCCGAAGTAAGTATTTTTGCTATTTTCAATTTCTTAGATATTTACAAATGACAACTACActttctaaaacgtattttacttcTAAAATATTTTTTAGAGTAGTTACAATTAGTGGTACACGTGTGTCCCAGTAACCATTGTGTGACCCTATAGTTCCTTTATGTTTGGATGTTGTAGGACTTATATTTCGGAGAAAGAGCCtttttctgtaacattttgtgcTAGTAAAAGTACGGTATGTGGTTTACAACTAAGACATATTACTGTTACTTTATGCAGATGCTGCGAGACAGCGAGATCCtggattttttattttcattgccgGATAATCCAGAAGAATCGGACATTGAAGCTGATGATCTAGAGGTGGTTTTTTCATCTCGTGATCATTTGTCTACTCCAAGCACACCAATAGAAACATGGACACACAATTATATGAACAGATTGTCAACAACGATGTGCTACTAGATTCGTTGATAGATGAAAACATCCGTGTTGCGAGTGAAAGTGGAGTGAATTTTTAGacagatgatgaaattgatgaatttACAGATTCTCACTGGGATGATGATGTAACTCACTTTGAAGAACTAAATTCACCCTTAGTGTTCGACCCAAAACCAACAGTAAACTTTGCTTTGGCAGACAGTTAACTTGTGTATTTTGAAAAATTACTTGATGGTTCgatgatgcaacagatctgctttcaaataaatttgtatgcCAAACAGATGAATAGTGCACAGTGGAGGGAACAAACAGTTCAGGAACTAAAAGCTTTTCTCGGTATGATCATAGTAATGGGTATTCATCAATTACCTGAAGCAGCCAGTTACTGGAGCTCAGACCCATATCTAAATGTAAACGCAGTATCGAATGTTATGACACTTGCTCGCTATAAGAAAATAATAGAGAACCTTCACTGCAATTATAATTTGTTTCAGCCAGCAACAAACGATCCCGGTTATGACAAGTTGTACAAAATCAGACCACTTATCTCAGCCCTAAACAAAAGCTGTTTCAAAGTATATCACCCATCTACTTCACCTGCAGTTGATGAGTCAATGGTTGCATTCAAAGGAAGAACAAGACAAACAGTACATGCCCATGAAACCTGTAAAAAGCGGTTACAAAATTTGGTGCCTTGCTGATGAAAACacagattttatttcaaattttgatgtCTACACAGGTAAATCTGCTGCCAGTAGAGGGGAATTCAAAGATTGCCAAATGTGTGAAAGAGTAGTGCTGGAACTCTGtaaaccatttttttattccaATAGAACGGTGGTTTTTGACAATTTCTTTTCAACATTTAGACTAATGAAGGAACTGAGAAAACGGGGACTTTATAGCTGTGGTACCGTCAGAGGAAACAGAAAAGTCCTACCTCCATTTTTGGCGAATAAATTACCAAGTCTAAACCGTGGAGAGAGTACATTTGCTGTCAAATCTGGTGTTGCTGCTGTTAAGTGGCAAGATAGCAAAGCAGTCTGTCTCCTTTCCACTGCACATAATCCTAAGGATGTTGTACACATCAAAAGAAAATTGAAAGATGGATCCACAATCAGCatttcatgtctacatctacatctacatttatactccgcaagccacccaacggtgtgtggcggagggcactttacgtgccactgtcattacctccctttcctgttccagtcgcgtatggttcgcgggaagaacgactgtctgaaagcctccgtgcgcgctctaatctctctaattttacattcgtgatctcctcgggaggtataagtagggggaaacaatatattcgatacctcatccagaaacgcaccctctcgaaacctggcgagcaagctaaactgcgatgcagagcgcctctcttgcagagtctgccacttgagtttgttaaacatctccgtaacgctatcacggttaccaaataaccctgtgacgaaacgcgccgctcttctttggatcttctctatctccaccgtcagaccgatctggtacggatcccacactgatgagcaatactcaagtataggtcgaacgagtgttttgtaagccacctcctttgttgatggactacattttctaagcactctcccaatgaatctcaacctggtacccgccttaccaacaattaattttatatgatcattccacttcaaatcgttccgcacgcatattcccagatattttacagaagtaactgctaccagtgtttgttccgctatcatataatcatacaataaaggatccttctttctatgtacacgcaatacattacatttgtctatgttaagggtcagttgccactccctgcaccaagtgcctatccgctgcagatcttcctgaagtagtacatgtttataataGTACTATGGGTGGAGTAGATAATTTTGACCAGCTACAAGAAAGGTATGTAATTGGCAGACGATCGGTAAAATGGTGGCACCGactaatttatttttttgttggcttAGCCATTGTCAACTCTTATGTACTATTTCGACTGTCAAGACGAACCGCAAACCAGCTGTCATATCGAATGAGACTAGCAAGGCAGATGATAAATGGATTTTCATCAAGAATGACGAAGGGCCCATCACCTGCTTTCTGTTCTAGCAAAAGAGGTGTCACTGCAGTGCCATAGGAAGTAAGACTTATGAATGTAGGGTCTCATATTCCCAAGGAGCAAAAGACCAGGAGGCGGTGTAGGTTTTGcagcacaaaagacactgaaaaacGAACAAAATATGTTTGTTCATCCTGTAATGTGCCACTTTGTATTTCACCTTGCTTTCCAAAATTCCACGCAATGTAAGTAATATTCACTAAGTagcaaaatgtattttttgttggaAATAATAAAGTATACCACATGCTTGCATATTGGCAAAAATGAGTCACATATAATTTCCAATACATTAATGTTACATATTGGTACAAATAAGCCTTGTTCATAAATTTTACACTAATTTGTAGTAACTTCATTGTGAGGAAAATCGGTTCCGGAAATGATCAGTGGGACGTATGCctcccacatttttttttctttttttgggaaaATGGTTCAAGTTAAAAATTATTCAAAGGCATATTTGTAATTCTGACCCAAATAAGACTCTGTAACAGCTGAGGTACCTTAACCCTCCGACAGTCGCGCATGTATCTGTGAGATACATGACCTACTTTTTCTCTAGTATTACCGCAATGAACAGTGGTAACGGTTTGCTGGCCCACGACGTCTTGTGTCATACCTTTCTTATTGCTTCATAGGAATTTAAGTCTTATCCCGATACTGACAAGGTCATAAATGAGTCAGGTGCGGGAACGTGTACTGCCTGTATCTCTCAGATACAGCGCGCCTACTCGGGTAACGCTTTATTGCCGCTAATGACTGCAGCTGTTGCATTGTTTGCAGCGTACCCAAGTCGGCAGTTGCGTTGTTGTCTTCTAAATGAAGCAACGTTTCGTTGTAGCTACGTGTACTCTCTTTCAAAATGAGTAAACGATATTATCTAGAAAATCCTAAGGATTTGGAAGAAGTACATCGCCTTCTTCTCGACGACGAGGTATccattgaagatgaagatgatcttgCAGGAACTGATTCAGAAACCGAAGATATACTCGAAACACGATCTGTAGACTCAGACACAGATCACGAATTTGAAGAAGAGTAAAATAATGAAACGCAGGAAACTGATGAACATTACTATTTTGGTGAGTAGAAAAGACAATAAATATGCTTTCAGATGTAATAATAATATCTAATAACGGTGTaatgtacttattttttattttaggtaAGGTTGGAACTAAATGGAGGAAAGTGCCTTGGAAAGCAACACAGACACGACCTCATAATATACTAACCCAACTGCCTGGGGTAGTTGGAGGCGCAAAGAAAATGGTAACTGAAATTGACTGTTGGAGCCTATTCATCAGTAATGATATCACAGACCTAATTGTGGTCAACACTTATAGGCGTATAGCTGATCTAAAAGGATACTTTGCTCGCTAGAGTGACTGCAAGGACACAGACGCAATCGAAATAAAAGCCTTTCTTGGCTTGTTATACCTTGCTGGTGTGTTCCGTGGTGGGCGAAAGAATGTTCACGACTTCTGGACAGCAGATGACCTTGGTCTGAATATTTTTAGAATGACCATGTCCGAAAAACGTTTCCTGTTCCTAATAAGATGTGTTCGTTTTGATGATGGAGCCACAAGACAAGAACGGCGCAAGACAGACAAATTAGCAGCCGTGAGGGAAATGTTCACCATGTGTGTGAATAACAGCAAGACACTATTCCCTCGGTCAGAACGTCACAGTTGATGAGCAGCTACCAGCATTTCGAGGCCGGTGTGGATTTCGCCAGTTCGTACCATCCAATATATGGCATCAAAATTTTCTGCCTATGTGATGCCAAGCTTTATTATACTTACAACATGGAAATATATTGTGGATTACAACCAGAAGGACCCTTTCAGAATAACAACTCCGCCAAAGAAGTACTTCTGAGACTTACCGAACCAATATATGGGATGGGTAGAAACATTACAGCAGATAACAGGTTCACTAGTTTGGAGTTAGTAAGAGAACTGCATAAAAGGAGACTGTCGTTTGTAGGCACAATTAGAAAAAACAAGAAGGAACTGCCATCGAATTTCGTAGCACCAAAAAGTAGACAGCAGTATGATAGCGTATTTGGCTACAGCAAGAATGAAACCCTTGTGTCGTATGTcctgaaaaaaaagggaaaactgtaGTCCTCCTTTCCAGTATGCATGTATAGTCAAGTGAGGCTTCGGAAGGTTTAGAGAAAAAACCAGCAATTATTCTACACTATAATGACACCAAATCTGGAGTTGATGTAGTTGACAAACTCTGTGCAACCTACACTGTAGCTGGGTCAACAAGAAGATGGCCTATGgtgattttttttccacctgtTGAACACTGCAGGCGTCAACTCAAGAGTAATTTTCTTGTGCAACAAGAATAAATACTCAAATCGGCGCGAGTACCTCAAAACTTTGGCTCTGACTCTACTGCAAGATCATCTCCAAAGAAGAGCTCTTATTATGACTCTACCTGATGATATAAAGTCAATGCTAGTAAAGTACAAACCTAAATGAAAAGAGCAAGAAAACTCTGAGCAATCCTTGGaatcagaaaacaagaaaagaaaaagtgcCAGTCATGCTACAGGGAGACAAAAAAGACTTGTCTCAGCAAGTATACATGTGAAAAATGCGGTACACATCTTTGTTTGCAAAAGCACGCAAAAATAATTTGTGAACAATGTCTGCAGAGGGCAATCAGGAAAAAGAGACATGCTTTGATTAGTTCAATAATTTATTCGTATCTacaataaaatcaatttttaaaagaatttcatgtacttctccagtacaaaatgtcaaatatttctgttaatatGAAAGTGTAATGAGCCTGATGTTCACTTCtgtatttgtaaaatctgtaacaataaaggcaactgcaatttaaaacaaaaacaaaagaaaaagaacctgtaaacaaacaaacaaaaaccacaaAAATCGTCGCATGTATCCACGAGATACATCACGACTAGTGGCGTCATGAAAGTTGACGCGTCTGTGGAGGGTTAATAAATTCTAAAAAAAATGAGTAAAAACCACGAAAAGGTTAACGCAATTGATGATCCTGGAGACTTCTTACATGATTTCGAAAGTTAGGTAAAAGCATTCAgctaataactacactcctggaaatggaaaaaagaacacattgacaccggtgtgtcagacccaccatacttgctccggacactgcgagagggctgtacaagcaatgatcacacgcacggcacagcggacacaccaggaaccgcggtgttggccgtcgaatggcgctagctgcgcagcatttgtgcaccgccgccgtcagtgtcagccagtttgccgtggcatacggagctccatcgcagtctgtaacactggtagcatgccgcgacagcgtggacgtgaaccgtatgtgcagttgacggactttgagcgagggcgtatagtgggcatgcgggaggccgggtggacgtaccgccgaattgctcaacacgtggggcgtgaggtctccacagtacatcgatgttgtcgccagtggtcggcggaaggtgcacgtgcccgtcgacctgggaccagaccgcagcgacgcacggatgcacgccaagaccattaggatcctacgcagtaccgtaggggaccgcaccgccacttcccagcaaattagggacactgttgctcctggggtatcggcgaggaccattcgcaaccgtctccatgaagctgggctacggtcccgcacaccgttaggccgtcttccgctcacgccccaacatcgtgcagcccgcctccagtggtgtcgcgacaggcgtgaatggagggacgaatggagacgtgtcgtcttcagcgatgagagtcgcttctgccttggtgccaatgatggtcgtatgcgtgtttggcgccgtgcaggtgagcgccacaatcaggactgcatacgaccgaggcacacagggccaacacccggcatcatggtgtggggagcgatctcctacactggccgtacaccactggtgatcgtcgaggggacactgaatagtgcacggtacatccaaaccgtcatcgaacccatcgttctaccattcctagaccggcaagggaacttgctgttccaacaggacaatgcacgtccgcatgtatcccgtgcaacccaacgtgctctagaaggtgtaagtcaactaccctggccagcaagatctccggatctgtcccccattgagcatgtttgggactggatgaagcgtcgtctcacgcggtctgcacgtccagcaagaacgctggtccaactgaggcgccaggtggaaatggcatggcaagccgttccacaggactacatccagcatctctacgatcatctccatgggagaatagcagcctgcattgctgcgaaaggtggatatacactgtactagtgccgacattgtgcatgctctgttgcctgtgtctatgtgcctgtggttctgtcagtgtgatcatgtgatgtatctgaccccaggaatgtgtcaataaagtttccccttcctgggacaatgaattcacggtgttcttatttcaatttccaggagtgtatattttctttcatgaaAGTGCAGCGTAATATATCCATCGTGACATATTGCATCAGAAGTCGAATCGAAGATACTCATCATTGCGAACAACTTCTGCTATGGGACCAGCCGTGAAATCGCAAAAAATTAGCTATTCCATATATTTTTTGAGAGGCATTGGTCTTTTTATGTGAAACAGCCGATTTTTTTCCGCGATTTCAGGGTTTGTCTCATAATAAAAGTTGGAGTTATGAGTAGCTCCATTATTTGGGCTTTcaatgtaacatgtttaaaatgtcacagtgtatgtattttattttattaataatctcATGTACATAGTTTCAACTACAGAATTTTAATAGCTAAAAGCATACTTTTCATTTTATCTTTTCAAATCGGAAGCTTGAGACACGAATAATTTCGATTGAGTGGAACATTAATGGCTTcgtttacaaatttaatttttttcaaatttttctaactGTGCATATGTTAgactaattttgttgttgaaaataataaactttcaGTAGTACCATTTATCAATAAATTAATGTGATTTGTAGTGTTTCGTGCCAAGTTTCTAAAATATCGCTGGAATAAAAGCAAAATAGGACCACTAAAAATATGTTGTAGGCGTTGTTGTACATTATTGTCTGGCAATACCCaagagctgaaaataaataaaataattctctccccccccccccccactcccccttcGCCCGATGACATATCTTTGCCCTTAAGAAAGTTTAGCGACATCCAGCGGATTTTTAGTGACCGTTATTTTACATATCTAGCGGTTTTTTTAACACCGGCTAGCGACTTTACATATTATGCAACGGCAACTTTGTGGTGGGAGGTTGTGTACAAGGTTAGAATCCGCGGGAGTttggaaatgaattttttgctaTTAGTTGAAGTTAAGGCACAAGTATATTTAATTTGATCCTGTTTTTAAACCATATTTCGATACCCTTCGTCGTATTGGGAGCCGCTGGAGATAATCTGGGAGCCAAGGTACGGGACACCGGACACACTTCTTATTCCATCCTAAGCTAGCTTCAGGAAATATTTAACAGCTGCTCAAAATCAACTCCTGCCGTACAGCATGTGGCTTCGCTGTTTTTATAATTGTATAATGTCGCCTCTTCTGTGTTTTATTTGATAACGGTGAGGAACGGGTATGAATTCCATAGCTTAACCCTTTAATGCATACTGTAGCTGATAAGCTACAGACctcatttcttcgatttattccatATGGAGAAACATTTTCTATCAAATTCGTTATGTAGCTAAGTGTATACACTCCGCTGCAGTTTCTAGTAGTTCTTCATAGCGATCATAGATGGCAGGACGAGCTGAAGCAGTTCGACAGTGAGCTGTGTGGACATACTGCCAAGTGTGTGTTTTGGCGGAAAGTTGAggtgtttgtgcactgatttctgggtttgaaaattactttttcattttgaaaacgtaagtagaTATGGTGTAAACAGTTAATTCGAGTGTCTTTGCGATAGATTTGAAATGAGGCCTATTTTTGTGTATGTAGCTTATCagctacatttttcatttactgcatttcaggCGCTGACGTAAAAATGTCTCGAAAGAGTCAAGAAGAAATGCTTATGGAATGGTTAGAGATTCCACTAAGCAGTGATGACGATCTTGAGTGTTTCTCTGACGATTCCATTCAAGATGagacatatgttgctccagaatctGTTGATTGTGATAGTGACAGTAGTGACGAAGAAAGTCAAGTACCAGTAATTAGGACTGAAGATGTTTCTGGAACAAGACAATCTGATGTTATAATGAAGGAATCGACGTCACAGTTGTCTGATAATGCTCTGAAACTgccatgcagcagcaaaaatgttaccaaaaacagCAGGAGTGTGGTTTGGAAAGATAAACAGTTGATTATTCCCGAACTGCAGTCAAAATTTCATGGCAATACTTCGTTACcagaagaagtaataaacttaaatacTCCATACCAATTCTTCAAACATATATTTCCATCTAAATTGTTTGATCTAATTGTCGAAGAGTCTCATAGATACAGTGTGCAGTGTAATCCTGATAGACCAATAGATTTATCCtgtgatgacataaaaaaatttataggCATCTGCCTCGTAATGTCAATAGTTCATGTACCTAATACGAGGGATTACTGGGGAGAAGTTACTGGTACTCATCTGATCAAGACAACAATGACAGTGAATCAGTATGAGCAAATACGTAagtttcttcacttcaatgacaacAGTGCAATGATACCCAGGGGTGAAAAAGGTCATGATAGACTCTTCAAGATAAGACCCATAATAGAATTGATGAGATCTCGGTTTCAAACAATACCTGTTGAGGAGTGTGTTTCTGTTGATGAACAGATATGTTCAACAAAGGCTAGAAGTTATTTGAAACAATACATGCCAAACAAGCCTCATAAATATGGatacaaattatttgttattaGTGGCATATCTGGTTATGCCTACGATTTTGAGATTTTCACTGGAGATGAAAATGAACCAGAAAAAAAGAGTGACTGGGGAGGAAGACTTGGGAGCAAGTGCAAATGTTGTAGTTCGACTCAGTAGGATACTACCAAGAAATATGAACCACAAACTGTACTGTGACAATTATTACACAAGTCTGCCACTGCTTGTATGGTTACATAAACAAGGAATTTACTCACTTGGGACAGTCAGAAGAAACAGAGTGCCAGACTGCAAGCTCCCTTCAGAAGCTGAGCTGAAGAAAATGGCACGAGGTGCATCAGTAGAGCGCGTCGCAACAGTGGATGGTGTCGACATATCAAATGTAGTGTGGAAAGATAACAAGAGTGTGatgttgctttctacacttgctggACAGCAGCCTATTCATGAAGCAGGGAGGTATGACAAAAAAACAAAGTCAAGAATAACAATACCTTGTCCACAAATAATTAAGCTCTACAATAAACATATGGGAGGTGTTGACCTTCTTGTCAGCATAATGGGTCGACATAAAATTCTTGTGAAAAGTCGAAAATGGTATATAAGATTGTTTTACCATCTCCTGGACATGGGAGTAGTCAATTCCTGGCTGTTGTATAGGAGAGTAGCAGAAACCAAAGGGATTAGGAGAACTATGAAACTCTCCGAATTTCGAATGGAAATTGCTCACTGTTTGTGTCGCTCAGGTCAAACTTCAGCAAAACGTGGAAGGCCAAGTAATGAACTCGAAAACCAAATACAAGCTAAGAAGACAAAGGGGCCCACAGCACATGTACCTCCACAAGATGTAAGGCTGGATCAAGTAGGTCACCTGCCTTCGTACTTGCAAGTGAGACAGAGGTGCAAAATGCCAGGATGCAAGGGATTTTCCTGGGTTCAGTGTAataaatgtgcagttgcattgtgtttgcacaaacaaaagaactgttttcaaacttttcatgTAAAGTGATTATCACATGCTTGGGTACAAACCTGTTGGAACTAGATACCTTATTGTTCATATATAAAAGTgtataaaatatacaataaatgctcaacattTACAACATTAATGTTCTATTTATTATTTTAGGATTTTTCCCTTCCTATACAAAGTATTTAATCATAATCAACAATTAAATTACGAGAGATTTGGTCAAAATTGAGGGAGCAAAATAAGCACATTTATTGTGGCTCGTAAGGTGTTAACTCAaaatgtagctgatcagctacaaagCGATTTTCAACAATAgtgctttgttaatttaatttaaaaaattgttcaatatttttttcgaaatgtaggcactataaactaaacatggtaatttttacagcttgaaataaaaaatcatgcatttaagGGTTAAACGCGAAATTGGTTGCGCTGCAGTAATAATTATTGCTTTTTACATAGTGCTGTTAACTCTCCAAGATGGCGTGGCGtatgcaagcagtagtaaatcgCGCCGTAGAAAATCGTTCAGTTTAAAGTGCATAGTCTGCCAAAACAGTGTTCACAGCG
Encoded proteins:
- the LOC124593936 gene encoding piggyBac transposable element-derived protein 4-like, which gives rise to MSRKSQEEMLMEWLEIPLSSDDDLECFSDDSIQDETYVAPESVDCDSDSSDEESQVPVIRTEDVSGTRQSDVIMKESTSQLSDNALKLPCSSKNVTKNSRSVVWKDKQLIIPELQSKFHGNTSLPEEVINLNTPYQFFKHIFPSKLFDLIVEESHRYSVQCNPDRPIDLSCDDIKKFIGICLVMSIVHVPNTRDYWGEVTGTHLIKTTMTVNQYEQIRKFLHFNDNSAMIPRGEKGHDRLFKIRPIIELMRSRFQTIPVEECVSVDEQICSTKARSYLKQYMPNKPHKYGYKLFVISGISGYAYDFEIFTGDENEPEKKSDWGGRLGSKCKCCSSTQ